In Acidobacteriota bacterium, the DNA window CTCGCAGCCCATCAACAACAGCTTCTTTCCCGGGTGCCCGTACATGTAACCGTACAGCGCCCGCAAGTTCGCGAATTTCTTCCACACGTCGCCGGGCATCTTGTCGATCAACGAGCGCTTGCCGTGCACTACTTCGTCGTGTGAAATCGGCAGCACAAAGTTCTCGCTGAATGCATACATCAAGCTGAAAGTCAGCTTGCCGTGATGATACTTTCGTTCGATCGGGTCCATCGCGAAGTATTTCAGCGTGTCGTTCATCCAGCCCATGTTCCACTTGAAATCGAAACCCAGCCCGCCGTCGTAAGTCGGCCGCGAGACCAGAGGCCACGACGTCGACTCTTCGGCGAACGTGATCGCCCCCGGATGATGCTGGTGAACCAGCTCGTTGAACTTCTTGATGAAGTCGACGGCCTCGAGGTTCTCGCGCCCGCCGTGGATGTTGGGCACCCACTGCCCCTCCTTGCGCGAGTAGTCCAGGTAGAGCATCGACGCCACCGCATCGACCCTAAGCCCGTCGAGGTGGTATTTCTCCAACCAGAACAGCGCGTTGCCCAGCAGAAAATTGCGCACTTCGTTCCGCCCGTAGTTAAAGATCAACGTTCCCCAATCCTGGTGCTCGCCTTTCCGCGGGTCTGAGTGTTCGTACAAATGCGTGCCGTCGAAGTAGGCCAGGCCGTGCCCGTCTTTTGGAAAGTGAGCCGGCACCCAATCCAGGATCACGCCGACGCCGTTGCGATGACAGTAATCGACGAAGTAGGCGAACTCGTCGGGCTCGCCATGGCGCGAGGTGGGCGCGTAGTAGCCGACGGTTTGATAACCCCAGCTTCCGCCATACGGATGCTCGGTCACCGGAAGCAGCTCGATGTGGGTGTAGCCCATCTGCGTGACGTATTCGACAAGCTTATGGGCAAGCTCGCGATAGGTCAGATAGCGGTTGCCTTCTTCGGGCGCTCGCATCCACGAACCGAGATGCACCTCGTAGATTGAAAGGGGCGCGTCGAGGGCGTTCTTCGCCGCGCGGGCGCGCATCCACCCGTCGTCGCGCCAGTGATACTTGTTTATGTCGTAGACGATTGCGCCGGTCTTCGGCCGGCGTTCGAAGTAGAACGCGTAAGGATCGGTCTTCTGAGTTATGAAACCGAAACGCCGCCACTTTATCTCGAACTTATACACTGTCTCTTCGCCGAGCTCCGGAATGAAAATCTCCCAGATTCCCGCACCCGCGTGAAACCGCATCGGATGACGGCGGCCGTCCCACTGATTGAAGTCCCCGATGACGCTGACTCGGTTGGCGTTTGGCGCCCACACGGCGAAGTGCACGCCCCGAACGCCGTCAACCACTCGTATGTGCGACCCGAGCTTTTCATAGTTGCGATAGTGAGTCCCTTCGGCCATCAAGTGGAGGTCGTAATCCGAAAGCAGCGGAGGGAAGCTATAGGGATCGTGAAACTCCCAGGTGTCGCCGAACCGATTGGCTGCTCTCAAGCGATAGGGGAATCGTTCGTGCCGATCGGGAAAGGCCGCCTCGAAGAAGCCTTCGTCGCGGAGCTTGAGCATCGGGTGCTGCTTCGCTTGGTCGGCTTCTATGAGCCAGAGATGTTCAGCTCCCGGGATGAAGGCACGGATGACGACAGCCCTGGCCCCGTCGCTTTCGGTCTCGTGGATGCCAAGCAAAGCGAATGGATCGGAATGGTCGCCGCGGATTATGAGGTCAACGTCTGATGTCATCGCTCACCAGCGAAGCTTACTTCTAAGCGACGGGGGATGCGGTGTCAAGCAGCGCGCGTTAAGCGCATCGGGCTTCATTCGGCCGGGTGCGCGCCAGATTCTCGCGCATCACCTCTGACAGAGAGTATACGCGAAAATCTGACGCGCGCTTCATCGGCCCGATCTCTTGCTCGCGCAAAGTTTTCTGTGTTAGTTTCAATCACCCTGAAAATCTTTTTGGTTGGGGAGTCAAGGAATGGAAAAACCACCACAACAACAAAACACAATACAAGACAGCTTTCTCAACAGTGCCCGAAAAGACCGCAGCAACGTGACGATCTACCTTATGAGCGGCGTCAAGCTTACGGGTAGAATCAAGAGCTTCGACAAGTACTCGGTGATCCTGGAAGCGGGATCGCAGGAGCAACTGATCTTCAAGCACGCTATCTCCACAGTGTCACTGCCACGCGGAGGCTCACGCGACTATCACTACAGCCGGCCAATGGCTTCTGATCGCGAACAGCTCCCGGCTGAGCAACCCCCGGCGCCTCAAGCTAGCACAGCGGCGGCTCCGGAGAAGTCCTGAGGCTTGCCTGCAAGGCGAATGACTCTTTAAAACACATCCTCGGGCTGCCACTTCGGCAGCCCAAGTAATTTGGGATTTGCAGAGTTCAGGGTTCAGGGTTCCGGGTTGCGGGTTCAGAGTTCAAGCTTCAGCTTGCGGCCGTTGGGGAGCAACCTAAGGGTTGAACTCTGAACCCGGAACCCGAAAACTCCGAACTGATTTTTTATGCGCGGACTGTTCATCACGTTTGAAGGGATAGACGGCTGCGGCAAGAGCACCCAGCTCGAGATGCTCGCGCGGCAGCTCGAGCAACGCGGCTTCGAAGTCGTAGTCACTCGCGAGCCCGGCGGTACCGCCATCGGCGAAGACATACGCCGGGTGCTGGTCTCGGACGCAAGCGTCCACATCGCCGCCACCACCGAGCTTCTGCTCTATGTCGCCGCGCGTGCCCAGCATGTCGCCGAGCTGATCAAGCCTTCCGTTGAAGCGGGCCGCATCGTGATTTCAGACCGTTACACCGACTCAACCGTTGCGTTTCAGGGTTACGGGCGCGGGTTGGATTTGGAGATGATAGAAAAGCTGAACACGTTCGCGACCGGTGGCTTGGTACCCGATCTCACAATAGTATTTGATCTCGATCCGGCGAGGGCTCGCACGCGGTTGGGCTCACGTCCGGTAGGCGGACTGCTCGGCGCATTTGACGACCAGCACGCGGACTTTCACGAGCGGATGAGAGCAGGCTACTTGAAGATGGCCGATAATGAGCCGGCGCGAATCCGCGTCGCCGACGCGAGCGGCGCAGTAGAGGAAACGCATTCAAAGGTGATGGATTTGGTATTGCCGAAACTGGAAGAAGTCAGAAGTCAGAGGTCTGAAGCCGGAGGTCAGGAGTAAGAAGGCAGAAGGCAGAAGGCAGAACGCAGAAGGCAGAAGGCAGAAGTGGGAATAGTCGAAATAGTCATTCACAAACAAAACGACGGAGCGCTGACCGCCACCGTCTGACTGCCTTCTGCGTTCTGCCTTCTGCCTTCTGACCTCTGACTTCTGACCTCCAAACCCTATCCGAAGCCTGCCATGCTTGACGATGAACTAATAATCGAGACGCCCGAACGAGTTGAGCTTCACTACGTGCTCGCCAACATCGGCAATCGATTTCTCGCCGCCGCAATCGACCACCTGATTCAAACTGTCGCGATCGTCATCGTTCTGGTTGCCGCCGGAGCGCTTGGCGGGTGGCAATTGTTCAGCTCGATGGAGGCGTGGACCGCAGCCATGACCGTGCTTGTGGTGTTTGCGATTTACTGGGGTTACTTCGTCGCATTCGAGACCCTTTGGAGCGGGCAGACGCCTGGAAAGCGAATGATGCGATTGCGAGTTGTGCGTGAGGATGGCCGGCCGGTCAGGTTCTTCGAGGTGTTCGTCAGAAACCTGCTCCGCGTCGCAATAGATTTTCAGCCCTTGCCGTCTTATGCGATCGGCGTGGTCTCGATAATCTTCAGCGCAAGATCGAAGCGCGTGGGCGACTTCGTGGCCGGCACGGTCGTCATCAAAGAGCGCGCGACCGAAGCGCCTTCGCTCAACGAGATCATCAAAGTATCTGAGATCGAGCAGCAGCGAGTGGAACGCGCGATGCCCGCGCCGTTTGTTGCCGACACACGGCGGCTGAGCGAGCCAGAGCTTCGCGCGGTCGAGACTTTCTTGAAGCGAAGATTCGAGCTTCAAGAACCAAATCGAACGGCGCTTGCAGCGCGCATCGCTCAACCCATTTCAGTAAAGCTGGGGATCGCGACGGACGGACTCGCTCCCGAATCCCTCCTGGAAGAGGTCGAGCGTCAGCACCGCGCTCAGTCGCGCTATTTTGATTGACCGCGTTGTTGCGGTGGTTTGACAGATCAAATCGCAAAACGCTAATTTGAACACCCTGATAAGAGGCGTATCAGCAACATAGCCGAACTCAAAATACCGCATCGCAGCTAAGAAGGAGACCTACATGAATTCACGCACGCACAAGCCGCTCGCCGCCCTGCTCCTGGTAATCGTGCTCGCGCTCTCGGCTCGATTCGCCCGCGCCCAGAGCGAGATCGACATACCGTATCAAAAGTTTGTTTTGAAGAACGGCCTTACGCTGATCGTTCACGAAGACCACAAAGCGCCGATAGTCGCGGTTAACGTCTGGTATCACGTAGGCTCGAAAAACGAAAAGCTGGGACGCACCGGCTTCGCTCACTTGTTCGAGCATCTAATGTTCAACGGCAGCGAGAACTTCAACAAAGATTATTTCGAGCCGTTCGAGCGCATCGGCACCACCGATCAAAACGGCACGACAAACGAAGACCGAACCAATTACTTCCAGAACATTCCGTCATCGGCGCTCGACATTGCGTTGTGGATGGAGTCCGACCGCATGGGCCATTTGCTTGGAGCGATTGACAAGCCAAGGCTCGACGAGCAACGCGGCGTAGTGCAGAACGAAAAGCGGCAAGGCGAAAACGAGCCCTATGGTAAGGTCTTTTCCGTAGCCACGCCCAACCTTTATCCCGCAGGCCATCCCTACTCGTGGGAAGTAATCGGTTCGATGGAAGACCTCAATGCCGCGAGCCTCGAAGACGTGCGCGAGTGGTTCCGCGGCTACTACGGCGCGGCCAACGCAGTCGTGGTGATCGCCGGAGATGTTGACGTCAGGACCGCAAAAGAAAAAGTCGAAAGATACTTCGGCGATATTCCTCCGGGGCCGCCAGTCACCAAACACAATGTCTGGATTGCCAAGCGCACCGGCGAGCAACGCCAGCAGATGCAAGACCGCGTGCCGCAGGCTCGCATTCACAAGTTCTGGAACGTGCCCCAGCGGGACTCAGCCGACGGGGATTATCTCACTTTGATCGGGCAAGTGCTTTCTTCGGGCAAATCGTCCCGGCTCTACAAGCGATTGGTCTACGACGATCAAATCGCGACGGATGTTTATGCTTCAGCGTCGTTGTCGGAGATCGCAGGTACCTTTTTCATTCAAGCGTCGG includes these proteins:
- the glgB gene encoding 1,4-alpha-glucan branching protein GlgB → MTSDVDLIIRGDHSDPFALLGIHETESDGARAVVIRAFIPGAEHLWLIEADQAKQHPMLKLRDEGFFEAAFPDRHERFPYRLRAANRFGDTWEFHDPYSFPPLLSDYDLHLMAEGTHYRNYEKLGSHIRVVDGVRGVHFAVWAPNANRVSVIGDFNQWDGRRHPMRFHAGAGIWEIFIPELGEETVYKFEIKWRRFGFITQKTDPYAFYFERRPKTGAIVYDINKYHWRDDGWMRARAAKNALDAPLSIYEVHLGSWMRAPEEGNRYLTYRELAHKLVEYVTQMGYTHIELLPVTEHPYGGSWGYQTVGYYAPTSRHGEPDEFAYFVDYCHRNGVGVILDWVPAHFPKDGHGLAYFDGTHLYEHSDPRKGEHQDWGTLIFNYGRNEVRNFLLGNALFWLEKYHLDGLRVDAVASMLYLDYSRKEGQWVPNIHGGRENLEAVDFIKKFNELVHQHHPGAITFAEESTSWPLVSRPTYDGGLGFDFKWNMGWMNDTLKYFAMDPIERKYHHGKLTFSLMYAFSENFVLPISHDEVVHGKRSLIDKMPGDVWKKFANLRALYGYMYGHPGKKLLLMGCEFGQWNEWNHQRSLDWHLLGYDSHRQLQDYVKDLNQLYSREPSLHEVDFEHTGFQWIDFQDANGSTIAFRRKAKNPHDYLIFVLNFTPVPRAGYRIGVPEAVFYKEVLNSDSSAYGGSNMGNMGGVMARAEGWAGWPCSMEVTLPPLAVVVLKPQR
- the hfq gene encoding RNA chaperone Hfq; translation: MEKPPQQQNTIQDSFLNSARKDRSNVTIYLMSGVKLTGRIKSFDKYSVILEAGSQEQLIFKHAISTVSLPRGGSRDYHYSRPMASDREQLPAEQPPAPQASTAAAPEKS
- the tmk gene encoding dTMP kinase, whose product is MRGLFITFEGIDGCGKSTQLEMLARQLEQRGFEVVVTREPGGTAIGEDIRRVLVSDASVHIAATTELLLYVAARAQHVAELIKPSVEAGRIVISDRYTDSTVAFQGYGRGLDLEMIEKLNTFATGGLVPDLTIVFDLDPARARTRLGSRPVGGLLGAFDDQHADFHERMRAGYLKMADNEPARIRVADASGAVEETHSKVMDLVLPKLEEVRSQRSEAGGQE
- a CDS encoding RDD family protein, encoding MLDDELIIETPERVELHYVLANIGNRFLAAAIDHLIQTVAIVIVLVAAGALGGWQLFSSMEAWTAAMTVLVVFAIYWGYFVAFETLWSGQTPGKRMMRLRVVREDGRPVRFFEVFVRNLLRVAIDFQPLPSYAIGVVSIIFSARSKRVGDFVAGTVVIKERATEAPSLNEIIKVSEIEQQRVERAMPAPFVADTRRLSEPELRAVETFLKRRFELQEPNRTALAARIAQPISVKLGIATDGLAPESLLEEVERQHRAQSRYFD